Proteins encoded within one genomic window of Formosa agariphila KMM 3901:
- a CDS encoding polysaccharide biosynthesis/export family protein — MPHKEMVYLQPQETVTDSISKVVASQSPYRVQIYDILNIRVKALDQDAVQIFNPMGEDLLSANSDERAYFDGFTVDLHGEIRVPALGRINVLGYTLEEIEKILESKLLEEQFKETANIFVTVKLTGLRYTVSGEVGSPGTNTLFQDRVNIFEAIANAGEIPITGDRKDIMIIRQYPQGQKIHHLDITQEDVMNSPYYYIQPNDIVYVKPLKQKSWGTGETGMQTLATIATLLTLGTTTLLLIDRL, encoded by the coding sequence GTGCCTCATAAAGAAATGGTGTACTTACAACCGCAAGAAACTGTTACTGACTCTATTTCTAAAGTAGTTGCATCGCAGTCGCCTTATCGTGTACAGATTTACGATATTTTAAATATTAGAGTAAAGGCTCTTGATCAAGATGCTGTTCAGATTTTTAATCCTATGGGCGAAGATTTATTAAGCGCAAATAGCGATGAACGCGCCTATTTCGATGGTTTTACTGTCGATTTACACGGTGAAATTAGAGTGCCAGCTTTAGGACGAATTAATGTTTTAGGATATACTTTAGAAGAAATTGAAAAGATTCTAGAAAGTAAATTATTAGAAGAACAGTTTAAAGAGACCGCTAATATTTTTGTAACCGTAAAACTTACAGGTTTAAGATATACCGTTAGTGGCGAAGTCGGTAGTCCAGGAACAAATACTTTATTTCAGGATCGAGTAAATATTTTTGAGGCCATTGCAAATGCAGGTGAAATCCCTATTACAGGCGATAGAAAAGATATTATGATTATTAGACAGTATCCACAAGGTCAGAAAATACATCATTTAGATATTACTCAAGAAGATGTAATGAATTCGCCTTACTATTACATACAACCTAATGATATTGTTTATGTTAAACCGCTTAAACAAAAGTCTTGGGGAACAGGAGAAACAGGTATGCAAACTTTAGCAACTATTGCAACTCTTTTAACATTAGGAACTACTACTTTATTATTAATAGATCGATTATAA
- a CDS encoding exopolysaccharide transport family protein: MTQYEYDDQDQMESGGMTFDFRGYLFKVLNLWKLVLLCVGAALTIAYLINVRKQNIYKLDSLISVENDQNPFFTANTSISFNWGGVSGKVGKVITSLQTRTHNEKVVDSLQFYIDYLKEGKYRKEDIYTDAPFFIEIDKQKGQLLNQPLGIRFINESEFEIFTEFESDGGTVQFYGDKHTGRVALPIGAYSKTFTVGKPVTLPFAHFTLFTKYEQTIEKNSEYFIKFLNFDQVVNSYKNTLKAAPFSQASSSVLRLSLSGHNKAKIVDYLNATTAILSRTELERKNLYATNTIKFIDSSLASVNNSLKDFSDEMNTFRKENKVFDVGAEMTEVSARLREYEMAKEIEQTKLNYLNALEDYLRTKTNYINIAAPSSVGIDESNIQQSVGKITALAIERQSLEYTMKEGSELFKDLDRRINAEKQVLLETIDATKQTIRLQLNTIQRQAANLESKLSNLPEDQQQYLKIQRKLDISQEAYDVYMSKRSEAAIVKAANISDITSIDDAKDIGGGFIGPNKSLNYMMGLMIGFFLPMLFIFIIYLLDNTIHGSDEVERLSKIPILGLIGKYKYHNNLVVFEKPKSAVAESFRSIRSSLQFIFKKQESNQKLGKTIMITSSVSGEGKTFTSINMATVYALSGKKTILLGLDLRKPKIFGDFEITNDLGVVNYLIGEHTLEEVINHTKVDNLDVVPSGPVPPNPSELLMSDMMTDLIAQLRQDYDMIILDTPPLGLVTDALQLTQFADATIFMVRLDYTKKGMLSLINAKYRMGEVKNISFVLNFYKHKTNHNYGYGYGYGYGYGYGYGVYGNAYHENDKKKGVLGRIKGLLKRI; the protein is encoded by the coding sequence ATGACACAATACGAGTATGACGATCAGGATCAAATGGAATCTGGGGGGATGACCTTCGATTTTAGAGGTTATTTATTTAAAGTTCTCAACCTCTGGAAGTTGGTTTTATTGTGTGTTGGTGCGGCCTTAACAATAGCCTATCTTATAAATGTTAGAAAACAAAATATCTATAAGCTAGATTCTTTAATTTCTGTTGAAAATGATCAAAATCCTTTTTTTACAGCGAACACCAGTATTTCATTTAACTGGGGAGGTGTTTCTGGAAAAGTTGGTAAAGTTATCACGTCTTTGCAGACTAGAACGCATAATGAAAAGGTTGTGGATTCTCTTCAATTTTATATTGATTATTTAAAAGAAGGGAAATATAGAAAGGAAGATATTTATACAGATGCTCCATTTTTTATCGAAATAGATAAACAAAAGGGTCAACTTTTAAATCAGCCCTTAGGCATTCGATTTATTAATGAATCTGAATTTGAAATTTTTACCGAATTTGAAAGTGACGGTGGTACCGTTCAGTTTTATGGCGACAAGCATACAGGGCGTGTAGCTTTGCCAATAGGTGCTTATAGTAAAACATTTACAGTCGGTAAACCTGTAACTTTACCATTTGCTCATTTTACATTATTTACAAAGTATGAACAAACTATTGAGAAGAATTCGGAATACTTTATTAAATTTTTAAATTTCGATCAGGTTGTAAATAGTTATAAGAATACTTTAAAAGCAGCTCCTTTTTCTCAGGCATCATCTTCAGTTTTAAGATTATCATTGTCAGGCCATAATAAAGCAAAAATTGTAGATTATTTAAATGCAACTACAGCAATATTAAGTCGTACAGAATTAGAACGTAAAAATCTCTATGCTACAAATACTATTAAGTTTATTGATAGTAGTTTAGCTAGTGTAAACAATAGTTTAAAAGATTTTTCAGACGAAATGAATACGTTTCGAAAAGAAAATAAAGTCTTTGATGTTGGAGCTGAAATGACTGAAGTGTCTGCCCGTTTACGAGAATATGAAATGGCTAAAGAGATTGAGCAAACCAAGCTAAATTATTTAAATGCTTTAGAAGATTATTTACGGACTAAGACCAATTATATTAATATTGCTGCTCCGTCTTCGGTAGGGATTGATGAATCAAATATTCAGCAAAGTGTAGGGAAAATAACGGCTCTAGCTATAGAACGCCAAAGTTTAGAGTACACCATGAAAGAAGGTTCTGAATTATTTAAAGATTTAGATCGTAGAATAAATGCTGAAAAACAAGTATTGCTAGAAACAATAGATGCTACAAAGCAAACTATAAGACTTCAGTTGAATACAATTCAACGACAAGCAGCAAATTTAGAATCTAAACTGAGTAATTTGCCAGAAGATCAACAACAGTATCTTAAAATACAGCGTAAATTAGATATTAGTCAGGAGGCTTATGATGTTTATATGTCTAAACGCAGCGAAGCTGCAATTGTAAAAGCAGCGAACATTTCAGACATTACATCTATAGATGATGCTAAAGATATTGGTGGTGGTTTTATAGGTCCAAACAAGTCTCTAAATTATATGATGGGACTTATGATTGGATTCTTTCTACCTATGCTTTTTATATTTATTATCTACTTATTAGATAATACAATACATGGGTCAGATGAGGTGGAGCGCTTGTCTAAAATTCCAATTTTAGGTTTAATTGGGAAGTATAAATATCATAATAATTTAGTAGTTTTTGAGAAACCAAAATCTGCCGTTGCCGAATCATTTAGATCTATTCGGTCTAGTTTGCAATTTATTTTTAAGAAGCAAGAAAGTAATCAGAAGTTAGGTAAAACAATCATGATTACCTCTTCTGTTAGTGGAGAAGGTAAGACGTTTACTTCTATAAATATGGCAACAGTTTATGCGTTGTCAGGGAAAAAAACAATTCTGTTAGGATTAGATTTACGTAAGCCTAAAATATTTGGTGATTTTGAAATTACTAATGATTTAGGAGTTGTAAATTACTTAATTGGAGAGCATACTTTAGAGGAAGTTATAAATCATACCAAAGTAGATAATTTAGATGTTGTTCCTTCTGGTCCAGTGCCTCCAAATCCATCTGAATTACTAATGAGTGATATGATGACGGATTTAATTGCGCAACTTCGTCAGGATTATGATATGATTATTCTAGATACACCTCCATTAGGGTTGGTAACCGATGCTTTGCAGTTAACTCAATTTGCCGATGCTACAATATTTATGGTGCGTTTAGATTATACTAAAAAAGGTATGTTGTCCTTAATTAATGCCAAATATAGAATGGGAGAAGTTAAGAATATTAGTTTCGTACTTAACTTCTATAAACATAAAACGAACCATAATTACGGTTATGGATACGGCTATGGGTATGGTTATGGATACGGTTATGGCGTTTACGGGAATGCGTATCATGAAAACGATAAAAAGAAAGGTGTTTTAGGTCGAATAAAAGGCTTGTTAAAGCGTATTTAA
- a CDS encoding exonuclease domain-containing protein — translation MIYTIIDIETTGSGNKITEIAILKHDGTQVIEEFTSLVNPEAYIPEYITALTGIDNSMVADAPTFSEIAQQVLDITEDTVFVAHNVNFDYNIIRNAFKALDIEFKRKKLCTIRLSRKLLPGHQSYSLGKLCTSLNIEVFDRHRAKGDAEATVILFELLLAQEQSEAIFKDFLKPSSKEATLPPNLPSSIFNAIPNKPGVYYFKNKKGTIIYVGKAKDLKKRVLSHFYNKSAKEMNLCRETADITFDLSGSELIALLMEDAAIKEHYPEFNQAAKRNPKAYAVFSYEDRDGIKHLAYNTLKSAPNPLQIYYSITDCREQLEKFCKAFNLCPKYCHLQEVTSSCSHYAIQDCKGICKQEEDAESYNQRVNEAITAIRENNQDIILKQTGRHTEESAFILIKDGYYKGYGFIDSSEQVMHNDELDRFLIPQKDTMHTQKILQSVLLKHSNNIFQSNSVAI, via the coding sequence ATGATTTACACAATTATAGATATTGAAACTACCGGAAGCGGTAATAAGATTACAGAAATTGCAATTTTAAAACACGATGGCACACAAGTAATTGAAGAGTTTACATCACTAGTAAATCCTGAAGCTTACATTCCAGAATACATTACTGCTTTAACAGGGATTGATAATAGTATGGTTGCAGATGCACCAACATTCTCCGAAATAGCACAACAAGTACTAGACATAACCGAAGACACTGTTTTTGTTGCTCATAATGTGAATTTCGATTATAATATTATTCGTAATGCTTTTAAAGCACTTGATATAGAATTTAAAAGAAAGAAACTTTGCACCATTCGGTTGTCCCGAAAACTACTTCCAGGACATCAGTCTTACAGTTTAGGAAAATTATGTACGTCATTAAATATTGAAGTTTTTGACAGACACCGTGCTAAAGGTGATGCAGAAGCAACAGTAATTTTATTTGAACTGTTATTAGCACAAGAACAATCTGAAGCTATTTTTAAGGACTTTTTAAAACCATCTTCTAAAGAAGCAACCTTACCTCCAAATTTACCTAGCTCTATTTTTAATGCTATTCCTAATAAACCTGGTGTGTATTATTTCAAAAATAAAAAAGGAACTATTATATATGTCGGAAAAGCTAAAGATTTAAAAAAGCGTGTATTAAGTCATTTTTACAATAAATCTGCAAAAGAAATGAACCTTTGTAGAGAAACAGCAGATATTACGTTTGATTTATCTGGAAGTGAATTAATTGCCTTGCTTATGGAAGATGCGGCAATAAAAGAACATTACCCAGAGTTTAATCAAGCTGCTAAACGCAATCCTAAAGCCTATGCCGTGTTTAGTTACGAAGACAGAGATGGTATTAAACATTTAGCGTATAATACCTTAAAATCGGCTCCAAATCCGCTTCAAATTTACTATTCAATTACAGATTGTAGAGAACAATTAGAAAAATTTTGTAAAGCTTTTAATCTTTGTCCGAAATATTGTCATTTACAAGAAGTAACATCGTCTTGTTCGCACTATGCAATACAGGATTGTAAAGGTATTTGTAAACAAGAAGAAGATGCAGAATCTTATAACCAAAGAGTTAATGAGGCCATTACGGCAATTAGAGAAAATAATCAAGATATTATTTTAAAACAAACAGGACGCCATACAGAAGAATCTGCATTTATATTAATTAAAGACGGTTATTATAAAGGTTACGGATTTATAGACAGTAGTGAACAAGTTATGCATAACGATGAATTAGATCGTTTTCTAATACCACAAAAGGACACTATGCATACCCAAAAGATTCTGCAAAGTGTCCTTTTAAAACATTCTAATAATATATTTCAGAGTAATTCAGTCGCTATTTAA
- a CDS encoding XRE family transcriptional regulator: MIGSNIRHLRTLKKLSQEALAKDLAITRSRIGSYEEGRSEPAIDMLIKFSDYFKLPVDTFLKTDLTKTKDGAFLKVGENRILFPMLVDINDDELIEVIPVKASAGYLNGYDDPEYINQLQKIKLPFLPTGKHRAFPIKGDSMLPLKSGSFVVGRFTEDIRDVKDGRTYVVLTSSQGMVYKRVYNQIEEHNGLLLVSDNKTYNPYIVPIHDVLELWEFTCCINTQEYEEHELQLSSIIRMFNELGIELKALEKMMQ; encoded by the coding sequence ATGATTGGATCGAATATTAGACATTTAAGAACCTTAAAAAAACTATCTCAAGAAGCTTTAGCAAAAGACCTTGCTATAACACGATCTAGAATTGGATCTTATGAAGAAGGCCGATCTGAACCTGCAATAGATATGCTTATTAAGTTTTCAGACTATTTTAAGCTTCCTGTAGATACTTTTCTAAAAACAGATCTTACTAAAACCAAAGATGGAGCGTTCTTAAAAGTTGGAGAAAACCGAATCCTGTTTCCAATGCTTGTAGATATTAACGACGACGAACTGATAGAAGTTATTCCTGTAAAGGCTTCAGCCGGATATTTAAATGGTTACGACGACCCTGAGTACATTAATCAGTTACAGAAAATAAAGCTACCTTTCTTACCCACTGGAAAACACAGAGCGTTTCCCATAAAAGGAGATTCTATGTTACCACTAAAGTCTGGTTCTTTTGTTGTTGGAAGATTTACAGAAGACATTCGAGATGTAAAAGATGGCCGTACTTATGTTGTTTTAACCAGTTCACAAGGCATGGTTTATAAACGTGTCTATAATCAAATTGAAGAGCATAACGGTTTACTATTAGTATCCGACAATAAAACTTACAATCCGTATATTGTTCCTATTCATGACGTTTTAGAATTATGGGAATTTACTTGCTGTATAAACACGCAAGAGTACGAAGAACATGAATTGCAATTAAGTAGCATAATTAGAATGTTTAATGAGCTTGGCATAGAATTAAAAGCTTTAGAAAAAATGATGCAATGA
- a CDS encoding RNA polymerase sigma factor, translated as MINESQLLEQLKSDANRDSAFKELIRQYKERLYWHIRNIVKSHDDTDDVLQNTFVKIFKNINTFKGDSKLYSWMYRIATNEAITFINKRAKLLQITNEETQQLALDHLQSDVYFEGDEIQFKLQQAIAKLPQKQQLVFNMRYFEDIKYKDMSEILETSEGALKASYHLAVKKIEDYLTQD; from the coding sequence ATGATTAACGAGTCTCAACTTTTAGAGCAACTTAAATCTGATGCCAATAGAGATTCAGCTTTTAAAGAACTCATTCGCCAATATAAGGAACGACTATATTGGCATATTAGGAATATAGTAAAGTCTCACGACGATACCGATGATGTTTTGCAAAACACATTTGTAAAAATTTTTAAAAATATTAATACCTTTAAAGGAGACAGTAAATTATACTCTTGGATGTATCGTATTGCAACAAACGAAGCCATTACATTTATAAATAAAAGAGCAAAACTGTTACAAATTACAAACGAAGAAACACAACAATTGGCATTAGACCATTTGCAGTCTGATGTTTATTTTGAAGGTGACGAAATTCAGTTTAAATTACAGCAGGCTATCGCTAAATTACCTCAAAAACAGCAACTAGTATTTAATATGAGGTATTTTGAAGATATAAAATACAAAGACATGTCAGAGATTTTAGAAACCAGTGAAGGTGCATTAAAAGCATCTTATCACTTGGCTGTAAAAAAAATTGAAGACTATTTAACTCAAGATTAA
- a CDS encoding ABC transporter ATP-binding protein, whose amino-acid sequence MNYFKQIFSFAKPYKGYAILNIICNIFYALFSTLAMVSLFPMLNVLFDKTKQINTKPVWEGFSGIKGYLENYLNFFVTQKANEGSEQVLFFMVALVVSMFLLKNFFNYLAMYFITFLRNGVLKDLRNTLYDKYLDLPLSFFSETRKGDSISRISSDVQEIQTSFLSVLELIVREPLTILFTIITMFMISVKLTIFVFIFIPISGFLISLIGKSLKRKSDSVQREQGFFLSIVDETLGGLKVIKGFTSEGVFSNRFKDSTLRYYNFSNTLLNRQNLASPTSEVLGITVISVLLWYGGRMVLNENSLDAGLFIVYIGLAYNILTPAKAISKASYGVKKGNAAAERVLEILNTESPLEDKPNAKVKSDFESEISINNISFKYEDDLVLKQFSLKVPKGKSVALVGQSGSGKSTIANLVTRFYDVNDGSISIDGDDIRDLTKHSLRSLMGLVTQDSILFNDTIKNNILLGKESATDDEVINALKIANAWEFVKDLPLGIETNIGDSGNKLSGGQKQRLSIARAVLKNPPIMILDEATSALDTESERLVQDALENMMKNRTSIIIAHRLSTIQSADMIVVMQKGEIVEQGTHDELLLKNKAYKKLVNMQSFE is encoded by the coding sequence ATGAACTATTTTAAACAGATATTTAGTTTCGCTAAACCCTATAAAGGTTATGCGATTCTAAATATCATTTGTAATATATTTTACGCTCTTTTTAGCACATTAGCAATGGTATCTTTATTTCCAATGCTAAATGTATTATTCGATAAAACGAAACAAATAAATACAAAGCCCGTCTGGGAAGGCTTTTCAGGAATAAAAGGTTATTTAGAAAATTATTTAAATTTCTTTGTCACTCAAAAAGCAAACGAAGGGAGCGAACAAGTATTATTTTTTATGGTCGCTTTAGTTGTAAGTATGTTTTTATTAAAAAACTTCTTCAACTATTTAGCCATGTATTTTATTACATTTTTACGAAATGGCGTATTAAAAGACCTTCGAAATACACTTTACGATAAGTATTTAGATTTACCATTATCCTTTTTTTCTGAAACAAGGAAAGGAGACAGTATTTCTAGAATTTCAAGTGATGTACAAGAAATTCAAACCTCATTTTTATCTGTTCTAGAACTTATTGTTCGCGAACCTTTAACTATTCTTTTCACTATCATTACCATGTTTATGATTAGTGTTAAATTAACCATTTTTGTATTCATTTTTATTCCAATTAGCGGATTTTTAATTTCATTAATAGGAAAATCTTTAAAGCGTAAATCTGATAGTGTACAAAGAGAACAAGGTTTCTTTTTATCTATAGTCGATGAAACTCTTGGTGGTCTGAAAGTTATTAAAGGATTTACTTCAGAAGGTGTTTTTAGTAATCGGTTTAAAGATTCTACCTTAAGATATTACAACTTTTCTAACACCTTATTAAATCGTCAAAACTTAGCATCACCTACAAGTGAAGTTTTAGGAATTACTGTTATTTCGGTTTTACTTTGGTATGGCGGACGAATGGTTTTAAACGAAAACTCTCTAGACGCTGGTTTATTCATTGTATATATAGGTCTTGCCTATAACATTCTAACGCCTGCAAAAGCTATAAGTAAAGCGAGTTATGGTGTTAAAAAAGGGAATGCTGCTGCAGAACGTGTTTTAGAAATTTTAAACACAGAATCACCTCTAGAAGACAAACCTAACGCTAAAGTTAAATCGGATTTTGAAAGTGAAATTTCAATAAACAACATCTCGTTTAAATACGAAGACGATTTAGTATTGAAACAATTTTCTCTAAAAGTACCTAAAGGGAAAAGTGTGGCACTTGTTGGACAATCTGGTAGCGGAAAAAGTACCATTGCTAATCTTGTGACTCGTTTTTACGATGTTAACGACGGTAGCATCTCTATTGATGGCGATGATATTCGCGACCTTACAAAGCACTCACTGCGCTCTTTAATGGGCCTCGTTACGCAAGATTCAATCTTATTTAACGACACGATTAAAAACAATATTCTTTTAGGAAAAGAAAGTGCAACAGATGATGAAGTTATAAACGCATTAAAAATTGCCAATGCTTGGGAATTTGTAAAAGATTTACCGCTTGGTATTGAAACCAATATCGGGGATTCGGGTAATAAACTCTCTGGCGGACAAAAACAGCGTTTAAGTATTGCACGTGCCGTATTAAAGAATCCTCCTATTATGATCTTAGACGAGGCCACCTCTGCATTAGATACAGAAAGTGAACGCTTAGTACAGGATGCTTTAGAAAACATGATGAAAAATAGAACATCTATTATTATTGCTCACCGTTTATCAACCATCCAAAGCGCCGATATGATAGTTGTTATGCAAAAAGGAGAAATTGTAGAACAGGGTACGCATGACGAATTACTTCTAAAAAACAAAGCCTATAAGAAACTTGTAAACATGCAAAGTTTCGAGTAG
- a CDS encoding phospho-sugar mutase: MIYIEPELLERVNTWLNPAFDEETQANIKDLIANNPTDLKESFYKDLEFGTGGMRGIMGVGTNRINKYTLGKNTQGLSNYLHKSFPNETIKVAIAYDCRHNSKTLAKVVADVFSANNIEVYLFEDLRPTPELSFAVRHLNCHCGIVLTASHNPPEYNGYKVYWQDGGQLVPPHDDLIVKLIDSLDYSEIKFEANTDLIHYIGEDVDNAFIKASIENGSYTTNEAREQLNIVFTPLHGTSVTSVPQTLKQAGYNHVHIVKEQEVPNGDFPTVKSPNPEEPEALKMALDLANETGSDIVIGTDPDCDRLGVAVRDLDGNMILLNGNQTMLLMTDFLLKQWKAKGKLKGNEFIASTIVSTPMMHQLAKAYDVDYKIGLTGFKWIAKMIHDFPEQTYVGGGEESFGYLVGDFVRDKDAVTSTLLACEIAAQAKANGSSMYKDLLDLYVEHDLYKERLISLTKKGIEGAQEITQMMIDARENPLSEINGSKVVSVEDYQTATVKYLATGKEETIDIPKSNVIIYYTEDGSKVALRPSGTEPKIKFYISANTPLDSADNFKATEAKLEAKIDAIIKDMKLS; encoded by the coding sequence ATGATTTACATTGAACCAGAATTATTAGAACGCGTAAACACATGGCTAAACCCTGCCTTTGATGAAGAAACTCAAGCTAACATTAAAGACCTTATAGCAAACAACCCAACAGATTTAAAAGAAAGTTTTTACAAAGACTTAGAATTTGGAACTGGAGGAATGCGAGGAATTATGGGTGTTGGTACCAACCGAATTAATAAATATACTTTAGGTAAAAACACCCAAGGTTTAAGTAATTATTTACACAAAAGTTTCCCAAACGAAACGATAAAAGTAGCTATTGCTTACGATTGTAGACATAATAGTAAAACATTAGCAAAAGTAGTTGCCGATGTGTTTTCAGCAAATAATATAGAAGTTTATCTTTTTGAAGATTTACGTCCAACACCAGAATTATCTTTCGCAGTAAGACATTTAAACTGCCACTGCGGAATTGTTTTAACAGCATCTCACAATCCACCTGAATACAACGGATACAAAGTATATTGGCAAGATGGCGGACAATTAGTTCCTCCACACGACGATTTAATTGTAAAGTTAATTGACAGTTTAGATTATTCTGAAATTAAATTTGAAGCCAATACAGACTTAATTCATTACATAGGTGAAGATGTAGATAATGCATTTATTAAAGCCTCTATAGAAAACGGAAGCTATACTACAAATGAAGCTCGAGAACAATTAAACATTGTCTTTACACCGCTACACGGAACATCTGTAACGTCTGTCCCTCAAACCTTAAAACAAGCGGGTTATAACCATGTACATATTGTAAAAGAACAAGAAGTACCAAACGGCGATTTCCCAACAGTAAAATCGCCTAACCCAGAAGAACCTGAAGCTTTAAAAATGGCTTTAGATTTAGCTAATGAAACAGGATCTGATATCGTAATTGGAACAGACCCTGATTGTGACCGTTTAGGTGTAGCTGTTCGTGATTTAGATGGTAACATGATTTTATTAAACGGAAATCAGACCATGTTATTAATGACGGATTTCTTACTTAAACAATGGAAAGCAAAAGGTAAACTTAAAGGAAACGAGTTTATCGCGTCAACCATTGTATCGACTCCAATGATGCACCAATTAGCAAAAGCTTACGATGTAGATTACAAAATTGGACTTACAGGATTTAAGTGGATTGCTAAAATGATTCACGATTTCCCTGAGCAAACTTATGTTGGTGGTGGAGAAGAAAGTTTTGGATATTTAGTTGGCGATTTTGTTCGCGATAAAGATGCTGTAACGTCTACCCTATTGGCTTGCGAAATTGCAGCTCAAGCAAAAGCAAATGGAAGCTCTATGTATAAAGATTTATTAGATCTTTATGTAGAACACGATTTATATAAAGAACGCTTGATTTCATTAACCAAAAAAGGAATTGAAGGCGCACAAGAAATCACACAAATGATGATTGATGCTCGCGAAAATCCACTGTCTGAAATTAACGGTTCTAAAGTTGTTAGTGTAGAAGACTACCAAACAGCTACAGTTAAATACTTAGCGACAGGAAAAGAAGAAACTATCGATATTCCTAAATCTAATGTAATCATTTATTACACAGAAGACGGTAGTAAAGTAGCCTTAAGACCAAGTGGAACGGAGCCTAAAATTAAATTCTATATTAGCGCAAACACACCATTAGACAGTGCAGACAATTTTAAAGCGACAGAAGCAAAACTTGAAGCTAAAATTGATGCTATTATTAAAGATATGAAACTTAGTTAA
- a CDS encoding glycosyltransferase family 2 protein yields MNISVVIPLLNEHESLHELYDWIAQVMQSNRFSYEVIFIDDGSTDTSWNIISELSQSHPEVKGIRFSRNYGKSQALHAGFAKASGDVIITMDADLQDNPEEIPELYNMIVNDNYDLISGWKKKRYDSVISKNLPSKLFNWAARKTSGVKLHDFNCGLKSYKNEVIKTIDVHGEMHRYIPLLAKNAGYSNIGEKVVQHQARKYGETKFGIDRFIHGFLDLITIWFISHFAKRPMHLFGALGGIMLTIGFGFSVYLGIDKMFLNPHGRLITQRPQFYIALTTMILGTQFFVAGFLGELILRSKPNRIRYNIKNELNLKESL; encoded by the coding sequence ATGAATATATCAGTAGTCATACCACTACTTAACGAACACGAATCTTTACATGAATTATACGATTGGATTGCACAAGTTATGCAATCCAATCGCTTTTCATATGAAGTCATTTTTATAGATGACGGTAGTACCGATACATCTTGGAATATTATTTCAGAATTATCTCAAAGCCATCCAGAGGTTAAAGGCATACGTTTTTCAAGAAACTATGGTAAATCTCAAGCCTTACACGCTGGTTTTGCCAAAGCTTCTGGCGATGTTATTATCACCATGGATGCCGATTTGCAAGACAACCCAGAAGAAATCCCCGAGCTTTACAATATGATTGTAAACGATAATTATGATTTAATTTCGGGCTGGAAGAAGAAACGTTACGATTCTGTAATATCTAAAAACTTACCTTCAAAATTATTTAATTGGGCAGCTAGAAAAACCTCCGGAGTAAAACTTCATGATTTTAATTGTGGTTTAAAATCCTACAAAAACGAAGTCATAAAAACCATCGATGTGCATGGAGAAATGCATCGTTACATTCCACTTTTAGCTAAAAATGCTGGTTATTCAAATATCGGAGAAAAGGTTGTGCAACATCAAGCGCGAAAATATGGCGAAACCAAATTTGGTATAGACCGTTTTATTCATGGCTTTCTAGATTTAATTACCATTTGGTTTATATCGCATTTTGCAAAACGTCCTATGCACCTATTTGGCGCATTAGGTGGCATAATGTTAACCATCGGATTCGGATTTTCTGTATATTTAGGAATTGATAAGATGTTTTTAAATCCGCATGGTCGATTAATCACCCAAAGGCCGCAGTTTTATATTGCGTTAACCACAATGATTCTTGGAACACAATTTTTTGTAGCAGGATTTTTAGGCGAACTTATTTTAAGATCTAAACCCAATAGAATTAGATATAATATTAAAAACGAACTAAATTTAAAGGAGAGTTTATAA